A section of the Candidatus Marinimicrobia bacterium CG08_land_8_20_14_0_20_45_22 genome encodes:
- a CDS encoding 50S ribosomal protein L19, with the protein MDKMAASVADQLKTDNPDFKSGDTVAVEVKIKEGDKERIQTFQGVVIARSGGGVSETFTVRKISNGVGVERIFPLHSPKINKITKISTGRVRRAKLYYLRNLRGKAAKIKDTFEQ; encoded by the coding sequence ATGGATAAAATGGCTGCATCAGTTGCAGATCAACTCAAGACGGATAACCCGGATTTTAAATCAGGCGACACCGTCGCAGTAGAAGTAAAAATTAAAGAAGGTGACAAGGAAAGGATTCAGACTTTTCAAGGAGTCGTAATCGCTCGCTCTGGCGGCGGTGTAAGCGAAACGTTTACGGTTCGTAAAATTTCCAACGGTGTTGGCGTCGAAAGAATCTTCCCGCTACATTCGCCGAAAATCAATAAGATTACCAAAATTTCAACGGGTCGGGTACGTAGAGCCAAACTCTATTATTTACGGAACCTTCGTGGGAAAGCGGCGAAGATCAAAGATACTTTCGAGCAATAA
- the rpsP gene encoding 30S ribosomal protein S16, with protein MAVRMRLFRMGRKKMPCYRIVVMDSKVRRDGRYLDKIGFYNPLTKPETIVIDKEKVIEWLKKGAEPTDTVFNILQKQGIALEWHLMRNNLDDKARSIELQKWEMSRGIKKPIALATSVESKPESKPEEPSKPEPVEVEEEKAVVVEGEPEVVIPETPEATEA; from the coding sequence TTGGCAGTAAGAATGAGACTATTTCGGATGGGCAGAAAAAAAATGCCCTGCTATCGGATCGTCGTGATGGATTCCAAAGTGCGCCGCGATGGACGCTATTTGGATAAGATCGGATTCTACAATCCGCTGACGAAGCCGGAAACCATCGTGATCGATAAAGAAAAAGTTATTGAATGGCTGAAAAAAGGCGCCGAACCGACTGATACCGTATTTAATATTCTGCAAAAACAGGGCATCGCGCTGGAATGGCATTTGATGCGCAATAATCTGGATGATAAAGCCAGAAGTATTGAACTCCAAAAGTGGGAAATGTCCAGAGGTATCAAGAAACCAATCGCACTGGCTACGTCAGTCGAATCCAAACCAGAATCGAAACCGGAAGAACCCTCGAAGCCCGAACCGGTTGAAGTTGAAGAAGAAAAGGCGGTTGTCGTCGAAGGCGAACCGGAAGTTGTGATTCCCGAAACACCTGAAGCAACTGAAGCCTGA
- a CDS encoding co-chaperone GroES, which yields MTVKPLADRVVVKPSEAEEKTHGGIFLPDTAKEKPQQGSVVAVGPGKFENGVKVPMEVKVGDKVLYGKYSGTEVSIDGEDHLIMRESDILAIL from the coding sequence ATGACAGTAAAACCTTTAGCAGATCGTGTTGTTGTAAAACCAAGTGAAGCTGAAGAAAAAACGCATGGTGGAATCTTTCTGCCTGATACTGCTAAGGAAAAACCTCAGCAGGGAAGCGTTGTTGCCGTCGGACCCGGAAAATTTGAAAATGGTGTCAAAGTTCCGATGGAAGTAAAAGTCGGCGATAAAGTTCTTTATGGAAAATATTCCGGAACGGAAGTCTCTATTGACGGTGAAGACCACCTGATTATGAGAGAAAGCGACATCTTGGCAATTTTATAA
- a CDS encoding RNA polymerase subunit sigma — MDEDESPNYLPFSRNHILQQYFAGISSEKPLTPDEEIEIAGKVRKGDKEALDKLLRANLRFVVSVAKKYQNHGLSLEDLINEGNLGLIKAAKRYDETRGFKFISYAVWWIRQTILQSISENSRLIRLPLNIVGNLNKISKITSEFEKDYEREPTCDEIDDILKKENVNVDLVWEFRDGMLSIDTPMGKNDNGTLQEILPGADEYDPGKVITEASLREEVNQVISSLSKREATVIRMYFGIGQDTPATLEEIGTELSLTRERVRQIKEKALRRLRHTSRALLLRGYLG; from the coding sequence ATGGACGAGGATGAATCACCCAATTATCTGCCCTTTTCTCGTAATCATATTCTACAGCAATACTTTGCCGGAATCAGCAGTGAAAAACCGCTGACGCCAGACGAGGAGATAGAAATTGCTGGAAAAGTCCGTAAGGGTGATAAAGAGGCGCTCGATAAGTTGCTTAGGGCAAACCTTCGATTTGTCGTCTCTGTCGCGAAAAAATATCAAAATCACGGTTTATCTTTAGAAGATTTGATAAATGAAGGTAATCTAGGCTTGATCAAAGCCGCTAAACGTTATGATGAAACACGCGGTTTCAAATTTATTTCGTACGCAGTTTGGTGGATTCGGCAGACAATTCTCCAATCTATATCCGAGAACTCCCGGTTGATACGATTACCTCTGAATATTGTTGGCAATCTAAATAAAATCTCCAAAATCACGTCCGAGTTCGAAAAAGATTACGAGCGCGAACCGACTTGTGATGAGATTGATGATATCCTTAAAAAAGAGAACGTTAATGTGGATTTGGTTTGGGAATTTCGTGACGGGATGCTAAGCATCGATACTCCGATGGGTAAAAACGATAACGGAACGCTTCAGGAGATTCTTCCCGGCGCGGATGAATACGACCCGGGGAAAGTGATTACGGAAGCGTCGCTTCGCGAAGAAGTCAATCAGGTGATCTCATCGCTAAGCAAACGGGAAGCCACCGTCATCCGGATGTATTTTGGTATTGGTCAGGACACTCCTGCTACGCTTGAAGAAATAGGGACGGAACTATCGTTAACACGAGAGCGAGTGCGACAAATCAAAGAGAAAGCACTTAGGAGGTTACGGCATACTTCGCGTGCGTTATTACTGCGAGGATATTTAGGATAA
- a CDS encoding tRNA (guanosine(37)-N1)-methyltransferase TrmD — MKIFVVTAFPGMVNACLSESMFRKATEKNAVTFEVWNLRDFSRDKHKQIDDTPYGGGAGMVLKPEPFFRAYDRIRKLVGKPKPRVIFPSPQGKTFDHATAVGLAKEKDLTFFCGHYKGVDERVLEKLVTDEISLGDYVATGGELPTLMMIDAIIRHVPGVLHAYESAETDSFADDLLEGPIYTHPQKYRRLSVPEVLTSGNHAKITDWKYGQRLKRTRERRTDLIEKLTENNDSGGKNG, encoded by the coding sequence ATGAAAATATTCGTCGTTACTGCTTTTCCGGGTATGGTCAATGCGTGTCTCTCAGAGAGTATGTTCCGAAAAGCGACCGAAAAAAACGCTGTGACGTTTGAAGTGTGGAACCTTCGTGATTTTTCGAGGGATAAGCACAAGCAGATCGACGATACGCCTTACGGTGGCGGAGCGGGAATGGTTCTAAAACCTGAGCCATTTTTTCGCGCCTATGATCGGATTCGCAAGTTGGTAGGAAAACCAAAACCGCGGGTTATTTTTCCATCTCCACAGGGTAAGACGTTCGATCATGCAACGGCTGTTGGACTGGCAAAAGAAAAGGATTTGACGTTTTTTTGCGGACATTACAAGGGTGTGGACGAACGCGTGTTGGAGAAATTGGTGACGGATGAGATCAGTTTAGGTGATTATGTTGCAACCGGCGGCGAGTTGCCAACACTGATGATGATTGACGCAATTATCCGACATGTTCCGGGTGTTTTACACGCGTATGAATCGGCAGAGACGGATTCGTTTGCGGACGATTTGCTCGAAGGGCCGATTTATACACACCCGCAAAAATATCGTCGTTTGAGTGTGCCAGAAGTGTTGACGTCTGGAAATCACGCCAAAATTACTGATTGGAAGTATGGCCAACGATTGAAACGGACACGTGAAAGACGCACCGATCTGATAGAAAAATTAACTGAAAACAATGATAGTGGAGGTAAAAATGGATAA
- a CDS encoding signal recognition particle protein: protein MLEHLQNSFGSIIKTLRGEGKITDSNIQLALRDVRRALLEADVNYKVVKSFIENVQAKSVGVTVTKSLTPGQLIVKIIRDELVLLLGEKHFQLKTASIPPTIIMLTGLQGCGKTTFAAKLAHHLKKQNHSPMLISVDVYRPAALTQLEILGKQISVPVFSSDEKVIKKAVDAVAFARQNHYDTLIIDTAGRLHIDDELMNELQELKKAVKPHDILFVADGMTGQDAVNTANTFNEKLSVDGIVLTKMDSDARGGAALSIVKVTGKPIVFMSAGEKIDSLEIFYPDRMADRILGMGDVVSLVEKIQASVDAETNAKLEESFRKNRFTLEDYLLQLKQIRKMGPIENLVEMIPGMTKLKSKNIAIDTKDFTRAEVIIQSMTRQERGNPSIINGSRRRRIALGSGTRTSDVNQLLNQYWQIVKISKQMGKMRLPKNLSALRIGF, encoded by the coding sequence ATGTTAGAGCATTTACAAAACAGTTTTGGTTCGATTATAAAAACACTTCGCGGAGAAGGTAAAATTACTGATAGCAATATTCAGTTAGCGCTTCGCGATGTCCGGCGCGCCTTACTGGAAGCAGACGTCAACTATAAAGTCGTCAAATCGTTTATCGAAAACGTCCAAGCGAAATCCGTTGGCGTTACCGTTACGAAAAGTCTAACGCCGGGGCAGTTGATCGTGAAAATTATTCGCGATGAGTTGGTACTTTTGCTTGGAGAAAAGCACTTTCAGTTGAAAACCGCTTCAATTCCGCCGACGATTATCATGCTGACGGGACTTCAGGGATGCGGGAAGACGACTTTTGCCGCGAAACTCGCGCATCATCTAAAGAAACAAAACCATTCGCCGATGCTTATTTCCGTAGATGTTTATCGACCAGCCGCTTTGACTCAGTTGGAAATACTTGGCAAACAAATTAGCGTGCCGGTTTTTTCCAGTGATGAGAAAGTCATCAAAAAAGCCGTCGATGCGGTGGCGTTCGCGCGGCAAAATCACTACGATACGTTAATCATCGATACCGCGGGAAGATTGCATATAGACGATGAATTGATGAATGAACTTCAAGAGTTGAAAAAAGCGGTCAAACCGCACGATATCCTGTTTGTTGCAGACGGCATGACCGGTCAGGATGCAGTTAACACCGCGAATACATTTAACGAAAAGTTAAGCGTTGATGGAATTGTCCTGACTAAAATGGACAGCGACGCTCGTGGTGGCGCCGCCCTTTCGATTGTCAAAGTTACCGGAAAACCAATCGTGTTTATGAGTGCGGGCGAGAAAATTGATAGTTTGGAAATCTTCTATCCGGATCGAATGGCTGATCGTATTTTAGGCATGGGGGACGTGGTTTCGCTCGTCGAAAAAATACAGGCGTCTGTTGATGCGGAAACGAATGCAAAACTTGAAGAAAGTTTTCGCAAGAACCGGTTCACTTTGGAAGATTATCTGCTTCAACTCAAACAAATCCGAAAAATGGGTCCGATCGAGAATTTAGTTGAAATGATTCCCGGTATGACCAAACTGAAATCGAAAAATATTGCAATCGATACGAAAGATTTTACAAGGGCGGAAGTCATTATCCAGTCGATGACCAGACAGGAGAGAGGCAACCCGTCCATTATCAACGGAAGTCGTCGCAGACGAATTGCGCTGGGAAGCGGGACAAGAACCAGCGATGTGAATCAACTTTTAAATCAATATTGGCAAATCGTAAAAATCAGTAAGCAGATGGGTAAAATGAGGTTACCGAAAAATCTGTCTGCATTACGAATAGGATTTTAA
- the groL gene encoding chaperonin GroEL, translating into MMAKEIVYDTVARTALKEGVDKLANAVKVTLGPKGRNVVIEKKFGSPTITKDGVTVAKEIDLEDKLENIGAQMVREVASKTSDIAGDGTTTATVLAQAIIDEGIKNVTAGTDPMEIKRGIDAAVAVVISELKNISREVSGSKEEIAQVGTISANNRKVRVLKKDDTNGKEEVNEVAIGELIADAMEKVGKDGVITVEEAKSALTALDIVEGMQFDRGYISPYFVTNSESMEAVLEDAYILIHDKKISGMKDLLPILEKVSQMGKPLMIIAEEVEGEALATLVVNKLRGTLRVAAVKAPGFGDRRKAMLEDIAVLTAGTVIAEERGFKLENANLSYLGTAKRIVIDKDNTTIVEGGGKSADIKGRIKQIKAQIDTTTSDYDKEKLQERLAKLSGGVAVLKVGAATEVEMKEIKALVEDALHATRAAVEEGIVPGGGIALLRTIPKLDTLKLSSDQMVGVKIVKRALEEPLRQIAKNAGHEPSIVVQKVKEDRDKIGIAYGFDAYKEDYCDLYKSGIIDPTKVARVAIENASSIAGLMLTTEAVISEIPEKEPAQPPMPPGGGMY; encoded by the coding sequence ATCATGGCTAAAGAAATTGTATATGATACAGTCGCCAGAACGGCTCTCAAGGAAGGCGTCGATAAATTAGCGAACGCCGTCAAAGTAACCTTGGGCCCCAAAGGCAGAAATGTTGTCATCGAAAAAAAGTTCGGTTCTCCGACGATTACAAAAGACGGCGTAACAGTCGCTAAAGAAATCGATCTTGAGGACAAATTAGAAAACATTGGCGCACAGATGGTCAGAGAAGTCGCTTCTAAGACTTCGGACATCGCGGGCGACGGAACGACCACTGCAACCGTTTTAGCGCAGGCAATCATTGATGAGGGAATTAAAAATGTAACCGCAGGTACCGATCCAATGGAAATCAAACGTGGAATTGATGCCGCCGTTGCAGTTGTCATCAGTGAATTGAAAAACATCAGTCGCGAAGTTTCTGGGAGCAAAGAGGAAATTGCGCAGGTTGGGACTATTTCTGCCAATAACCGAAAAGTCCGGGTTTTGAAAAAAGATGATACTAACGGCAAAGAGGAAGTAAACGAAGTCGCCATTGGTGAATTGATCGCCGACGCAATGGAAAAAGTTGGGAAAGACGGCGTTATTACCGTTGAGGAGGCGAAGAGCGCATTAACCGCATTAGACATCGTCGAAGGAATGCAGTTCGATAGAGGATATATTTCTCCCTACTTCGTGACGAATTCTGAATCCATGGAAGCTGTTCTTGAAGATGCGTACATTTTAATTCACGACAAGAAGATTTCTGGCATGAAAGACCTTCTACCGATCCTCGAAAAAGTATCGCAGATGGGCAAACCGCTAATGATCATTGCCGAAGAAGTTGAGGGTGAAGCGCTTGCGACTCTTGTCGTCAATAAACTTAGAGGAACGTTAAGAGTTGCCGCTGTCAAAGCGCCGGGATTTGGAGATCGTCGTAAAGCAATGCTGGAAGATATTGCCGTTTTGACCGCCGGAACCGTTATCGCTGAAGAGCGTGGTTTCAAACTCGAAAACGCCAACCTGTCCTATCTTGGTACCGCCAAACGCATCGTGATTGACAAAGATAACACGACGATCGTTGAGGGCGGCGGAAAATCAGCCGACATTAAAGGACGTATCAAACAAATCAAGGCTCAGATTGATACAACGACCTCCGATTATGACAAAGAGAAACTGCAGGAACGCCTTGCCAAATTGTCAGGTGGTGTTGCCGTGCTGAAAGTCGGGGCCGCGACGGAAGTCGAGATGAAGGAAATCAAGGCGTTGGTTGAGGACGCGCTTCATGCCACACGCGCCGCAGTCGAAGAAGGTATTGTTCCGGGTGGTGGCATTGCCCTGCTTCGGACGATCCCGAAACTTGATACACTGAAACTTTCAAGCGACCAGATGGTCGGCGTCAAAATTGTCAAGAGAGCATTGGAAGAACCTCTTCGACAAATTGCGAAGAACGCCGGACACGAACCATCCATCGTTGTTCAGAAAGTAAAAGAAGACAGGGATAAGATCGGAATAGCTTACGGATTTGATGCCTATAAAGAAGATTATTGCGATCTATACAAATCCGGCATCATCGATCCTACAAAGGTAGCACGCGTTGCTATCGAGAATGCTTCAAGTATCGCTGGGTTGATGTTGACCACCGAGGCAGTCATTTCGGAGATTCCGGAAAAAGAACCAGCTCAGCCTCCGATGCCTCCGGGTGGCGGAATGTATTAG
- the miaB gene encoding tRNA (N6-isopentenyl adenosine(37)-C2)-methylthiotransferase MiaB: MKTKKFYIETYGCQMNEADSELVAGLLLKKSYLPANLPEEADIILVNTCSVRENAERRAIARLSQFKNLKKVNPDLLIGIIGCVAQRYREEIIRENPFIDIALGPDSYRKLPDAIDSASFPVTGFQLSKKEVYDGLLPFRSSRVNAWISIMRGCDKFCAYCIVPFTRGRERSRSLTGIVDEVKQAVADGHSEVTLLGQNVNSYTYEAFRFPELLEAVSAVAGLKRIRYTSPHPQDFDDRLLEVMRDHSNICRHIHLPLQSGSTRILSLMRRNYDQARYLSLVENIRRHMPDCAITTDIIVGFPQETEADFSETLKVMDIVVFDAAYNFKYSPRPGTLAAKMVDNVTPEEKSDRLNRVIEKQKRHTLIRNSVLVGTIQELLVDSVSRKNPSEKIGRTGTNKIVIIQKGNPEIREVVRVRIEKAIGISLFGTIV, from the coding sequence ATGAAAACGAAGAAATTCTATATTGAAACTTATGGCTGTCAAATGAATGAAGCCGATTCAGAATTGGTCGCAGGACTTCTTTTGAAAAAATCCTATTTGCCAGCGAATCTACCGGAAGAGGCTGACATCATCCTGGTCAATACTTGTAGCGTCCGCGAGAATGCCGAAAGACGAGCGATCGCCCGTCTCTCTCAATTCAAGAACCTGAAAAAAGTCAATCCAGACCTTTTAATTGGAATAATAGGATGCGTCGCTCAGCGCTATAGAGAAGAAATCATCCGTGAGAATCCATTCATCGATATTGCGCTCGGACCGGATTCCTACCGAAAGTTACCTGATGCCATTGATTCTGCTTCATTTCCGGTGACTGGATTTCAACTGTCCAAAAAAGAAGTTTACGATGGATTGTTACCGTTCCGAAGCAGTCGTGTAAATGCATGGATTTCGATCATGCGCGGATGTGATAAATTCTGCGCTTACTGCATCGTACCTTTCACTCGCGGGAGAGAACGAAGCCGTTCTTTGACCGGAATAGTCGATGAAGTGAAACAAGCAGTCGCTGACGGTCATTCAGAAGTGACTCTGCTCGGCCAAAATGTCAATTCTTACACTTATGAAGCATTCCGATTTCCTGAACTGCTCGAAGCCGTATCAGCAGTCGCTGGACTAAAACGTATCCGTTATACATCCCCGCATCCGCAGGATTTCGACGACAGACTTCTCGAAGTGATGCGTGATCATTCAAATATCTGCCGCCATATTCATCTTCCGCTTCAGTCGGGTTCGACACGTATTTTGAGTCTGATGAGACGAAACTATGATCAAGCCAGATATCTGTCACTTGTTGAAAATATTCGGAGACACATGCCAGATTGCGCCATCACAACGGACATCATCGTCGGATTTCCGCAGGAAACTGAAGCGGATTTTTCAGAAACGTTAAAAGTAATGGACATTGTTGTGTTTGACGCCGCTTACAATTTTAAATATTCGCCTCGTCCCGGAACGCTCGCGGCAAAAATGGTTGACAATGTAACGCCAGAAGAAAAATCAGATAGATTGAATCGTGTGATTGAAAAACAGAAGCGTCATACACTAATCCGCAATAGCGTTTTAGTGGGTACGATTCAAGAATTGCTCGTTGACAGCGTTAGTCGGAAAAACCCCAGTGAAAAAATAGGTAGGACGGGCACAAATAAAATTGTTATTATTCAAAAAGGAAATCCCGAAATTAGGGAGGTTGTTCGCGTGAGAATTGAAAAAGCGATTGGCATTTCACTCTTTGGAACCATCGTGTAA